ACCAGCTCGCTGCCCTGGAGCGCAAGGGGTACCTGCGGCGGGACCCGAACCGGCCGCGGGCCATCGAGGTGGTCACGCCGGGACGGGGTGCTCGTGCCACGGCCAAGTCCGAGCTGCCCCCGGACGTCGACGAGACAGGTGTCGGGGACGCGCGGCCGGCGGCGTCGTACGTCCCGGTGGTCGGCCGGATCGCCGCCGGCGGACCGATCCTCGCCGAGCAGGCGGTCGAGGACGTCTTCCCTTTGCCCCGTCAGCTCGTGGGTGACGGGCAGCTCTTCCTGCTCAAGGTGTCCGGTGACTCGATGATCGACGCCGCCATCTGCGACGGCGACTGGGTCGTCGTCCGGCAACAGCCGGTCGCCGAGAACGGTGAGATCGTCGCCGCGATGATCGACGGCGAGGCGACGGTGAAGACGTTCAAGCGACGGGACGGTCACGTCTGGCTGCTGCCGCACAACCCGGCCTACGAGCCGATCCCGGGCGACGAGGCCACCGTGCTCGGCAGGGTCGTCGCGGTGCTGCGCAGCGTCTAACCGGCACAGCGGCTAACCAGCACAGCGGCTATCCGGCACAGTCGATGCACACCCGCGCGGTGGGCCGGGCCGCCAACCGCTCCGCGGCCACCGGTCGTCCGCACCGCTCACACACCCCGTAGCGGCCGGCGTCCAGCCGTTGCACGGCCGCCTCGATCTCGGCGAGCTGCTGGCGTGCCTGCTCGCGCAGCGCCTGCAGCTGGGCTCGACCGACCGCGAGCCCGCCGGAGCCGTCCGGGTCGTGCTCGTCGTCGGTCGCCACCTCGGCAGCGGACTCCTCGAGCCGGCGGAGCTCCGCGTCCAGGGAGTTGACCCGGTCGCGCGTCGCGACGCGTTCAGCGTCCAGCCGCCGGCGCGGGTCCGCGTCCAGCCGCCGGCGCGGGTCGGCCTCCCCGCTCACGCGGGGGTGGCGAGGGCGTCGAGCACCAGCCGTACGTCGTCCTCGTCGTTCCACAGGTGGAAGGCGATCCGCACACTGCCCGCCCGGGCCGCGACGACCGCCCCGGCCCGCTCCAACCTCGCCTGCCGGTCGCCGTCCGGGTCCGGCAGGGACACGACCGCGCGCCCGGCCGGGGCGAGACCCAGCCCCTCGCGGAGTCGGTCGGCGAGCGCAGCGTCGTAAGCGCGCACCTCGGCCGGGTCCAGCGCCGCGAACAG
This DNA window, taken from Kineosporiaceae bacterium SCSIO 59966, encodes the following:
- the lexA gene encoding transcriptional repressor LexA, with protein sequence MARAKDHPGTTDGATVHELPDQPAGGDGLTARQRTILESIRHAVETRGYPPSMREIGQAVGLTSPSSVAHQLAALERKGYLRRDPNRPRAIEVVTPGRGARATAKSELPPDVDETGVGDARPAASYVPVVGRIAAGGPILAEQAVEDVFPLPRQLVGDGQLFLLKVSGDSMIDAAICDGDWVVVRQQPVAENGEIVAAMIDGEATVKTFKRRDGHVWLLPHNPAYEPIPGDEATVLGRVVAVLRSV
- a CDS encoding TraR/DksA family transcriptional regulator, with translation MDADPRRRLDAERVATRDRVNSLDAELRRLEESAAEVATDDEHDPDGSGGLAVGRAQLQALREQARQQLAEIEAAVQRLDAGRYGVCERCGRPVAAERLAARPTARVCIDCAG